The following nucleotide sequence is from Paroedura picta isolate Pp20150507F chromosome 1, Ppicta_v3.0, whole genome shotgun sequence.
GACTTTCAGCTGACTTTCAGTGCATCAATGGGTCTTTCTCCTCAAAGCACAGACCCCAACCCATCATATGGTCTGTGTGCATGAAAGGGGGTTTTGGAAGAGAAATTActctgggaccatttctgcactgggaacttcactgccctggctcccatgcagaagcacaaatccaaggtggatgaggtgcactgggccaaatgctccctccgtgcaagagcaggaagagatggggtaaCTTGCctcgactcaaactccagcctgcagcctggcacaaagcctccagtgcagaaacggtcagggTGAGCTTTGAAAGTTGGTTTGATCTAGTCGTAACGAGCAgtgacatctaatctggagaaccaggcttgattccccacaccttcacatgcagccagttgggtgacattggccaattacagttctctcagagctctctgagcctcatctacatcacagggtgtctcttatgaggaaaagaagggaaggcaattgcaagctgctttgagactactttgagtagtgaaaagcagggtataaaaattagCTCTTCTTCATTTCCATGCCAAAGTCCCTAAATAGGTGGCCATCAGTGACTGAGGAGGGAGGCTTGGAGTAGAAAGGCCATCCAATGCACTTTCTCTTCCAAGTCTCACCAGCTAGCTGACTGGGAGTAGGTTTGGAAATAAACCTGCACTTTACACGCTGGTCCCTGCTTCCTCTCCATGCAGCTGCCCCCAACTGTGTTCTCTACTGCCTTTTCCCTGACTATTATTGTTGCTGCTCCCCCATGCTTTCTGCTGGTATTCACTGCTCTTCCCCTCAGTCACAGAATCTTAGTAAGCATTACTTTgcaattttgtatttttttaaaaaattaactatcTGGATATTCCTGCAAACCTGGAGATTCTCATCCCTTAATCTGCCCCCTGGCCCAACAGTCAGGATTTTTTGATCCACAATCTGGGGCAAGTTTAGAATTGGCTATCTAGATCATGCACGAGGATTAGTTTCTGAACTTAAACATTTGACAAACATTTCAGCCTGAGTGACTTCACACCGATGGTCTCACTGAACCCTAAACTCAACAAAAACAGCATGAGACAATAAATCACATATTAAAAAATACAAGAGGTCACTAGAATACTTACTGACATCAGTTCCTTCTGGAAAGATTTCCTATCCTTATTGTCTGAATTATTACAGTCTTCTTTCAGCTTCTCCAGCACAGAAGCCACACATTCTGGCTCACTGTCCAGCTCCGCACGGCAGAAAAAAGTCAGTGGCAAGTTGCCATACCCCAAAGCGTCCGCAAATGTGCGCCAGCTGCTAATGTTTTCCATCAACAAAGTCCTGACTGAGGCATATATGTAGGTGAGAAACTTACAAGGCCTCAAGATCTGATCAAGCAACATACTAGTGGTAAGCTCAGGTCCACAAAAATTATTTGGCTTCGTTTTCCCGACGACTAAAACGTTTTTGGTGTGAACAAGGCCAATTTTACCCTGATAGTAACCTATATACCATTCCTTTGTCCAGAGCTGGCCTTTCAGTTTGATTTTCTCTTCACTCAGCAAGCCTATGGCATCCCCTTTCTTATATTCCAAGAGATAATGGTTCTTGTTTTGCCGCACCACAGTTTTTAGCAGTTTCCCGTATTTTAAGCTCGTCACTGGCCGATCGTGGAAAACCGGGTATTTGCTGGTGGTTGCAAGAGGAGACAAGATTATTTTGCCCACCTCGTTCTTCTTCAAGAACCGCCTGGGTCCAGTGGACCTGGCTGTATTTTTGGGAGGCGGCTGCGGTGTTTGGACACAGAACTGCGTCAGAAGGGTATGCTTGTCGTCCTTGACTTGTATTCTCAAGGTGAAATCCGACAGCTCATTAGGGTCATGCGACATGATGGGAAAGATGAGACGGCTGACTTTCCCCAACTTCATTTGgaagcctcttaccattttggccTGCTCACTGGCCCTTACCTCGTAATTTGTCATGTTTGAAAACATGCATATCTTTAGGTCTTGCGGCCTTGCCAGGGTGAACTGGTGCTTGCCCCACAACTGCAGCGCGACAGGCCCTGTGGAGTGTACCTGCCGCGTCACTTCGGTCACCAAGAGTGTCTTGGGGGCACAATCGTGTCCGAAGATGGCAACCACCGTTTTGAAAGAAGGATGAATATGCTTTGGACCGTAAACTCCAACCGTGATTTTTTTACTGATGTAATCCCAAACAGTGTAAGGGTACAGGATATTCTGCCCTTGGGCTACAACGGCTATATACATACAAGGCTCCAGGTTCGCCAGCTGAACTCGTATTGTGTCTCCATAGCAACAGTTGAGTGGGACTGGTGAGTAGGGCCCATCCTTGATGTCACTCCGCAAGCTCTGCACTCCTACTAGACTCTTGCTCACTAAATCGTTCTTAACTTCTGCTGATATTTTCATTTCCAGGACGATCGGGGTTCTGACTTCCATGTTGCTCAGCTTAATCTCTAGTACAGGACTTATGGTAGTGCATTTGTCACTGTTCAGCTCCAGAGGTGGGTCCAACAGAGCTTTCATGGAGATCTGTTGAGTATCCCCAATGGCTACATGGCCCTGTGGAACCTGAATGTTAATATTAGTGTCCGGAAGCTGAACAGCTCCCCCGGAGCAATCCAGCTTGCAAACTATATTGGTCTCCACAGGTTGCGTCTGTCCCCAACCAAGGTTCTGGCCCAGCAGATCCAAATTATGGCAAGACCTTGCCAGCTTCCGATGGTTTAGCCACGCAGTTCTAAAATCTTCCCTGCTTTGGAACTGTTCAGGGGTTGGGGATTTCAGCCCACTGAAAAAGCTTGATGTTGGATTTTCCGATTTTGCTTGTAGCACTGAGAGCTCCGACAGACTGTAGGAACGCTTGCTTCTGAAAAAAGGGTTGTCTTGTCTGCTTGGCTGTTCAAACTCGAACCCATTCACTGAAGGGACCTCATCAAGATGGTTGTCTACCCTCCCATTAGTGCCAGAACTGGACCCTGTAAACGTAGGCACCCCTGTGTCAAGGAGCAGCACCGTGGCTTGGGAAGAATGTTCTGCAGTCCTGTCGGGAGTCATTTGTATATTCCCATTCATAAAAGGGTTGGTCTGGACGTTATTCAAGAAAGGGTTATTTTTTGCTAAGCTCCACTTTATGTCCGTCCAGTCTCCAAGCAGATCGAGCTCCTTAGCTCCCTCGTCAGAGATTTCAAGGAGATTGTCTATCATTCCACTGTCTGTTAAGGAAGAGTTCCGGTTGTTTACAGGCTGGACGTAGGAGGACGGGATGTAGCCCATCTCTGTGGTGTTGTGAGCATACCACCACTCACCTCCCGAGGTATCTAAGACATAGAGGTGATCACCTTTGGAGAACTTCAAGGTCGTAAAGTTATTTGGGCAGTAGTCCTTGATTGCCACAACCTCCTTTGCATTTCCAAATGATGTAGGATTGTCTCCCATCAAGGCACTAGGAGAAGGCACTGCGAAGCAAAAAGGAGAACATCATGAGCCACTGAAAACAATACAAAGATTTGGCAACAGTgcataagatttatttatttatttatttatttatttatttatttatttatttatcaatcaatcatacttctataccgccctccccggaggctcagggcagtttacattataacagagagcaatacataaaacatgtaaaactgataactaataattgtaaccaaataacaacacagtataacagtaaacaatatagtaatacaaacaggtccagggcttattgatgggattctgaggggggggtgggggggagcaggggcccttggtcgctgactgattacgtctggtctcggccaaatgcctggtggaggagctcctttttgcaggccctgcggaactgtttaagctccgtcagggccctggtctcctctgggagctcattccaccaggtaggggccaggacagagaatgctctggccctggttgagaccaggcagacttctttagggccagggatccttagctgattggaggcagtagagcgtagagctcttttgggggcataggcggggaggcggtccctcaggtacactgggccctgaccgtgtatggccttgaaggtaattaccagaacctttagtctgaagTACATTTAGTCTGAAGTACATTCAAGAAGTACATTTGTCTCCTTCTCAGAATCTGCTGCAAATCTTAGAACTGGGGAGCCATAGATACCCCAATAT
It contains:
- the SH3BP4 gene encoding SH3 domain-binding protein 4, which gives rise to MAAQRIRAANASGLPRCKSEGTLIDLSDEFSETSFSSVKVPSPSALMGDNPTSFGNAKEVVAIKDYCPNNFTTLKFSKGDHLYVLDTSGGEWWYAHNTTEMGYIPSSYVQPVNNRNSSLTDSGMIDNLLEISDEGAKELDLLGDWTDIKWSLAKNNPFLNNVQTNPFMNGNIQMTPDRTAEHSSQATVLLLDTGVPTFTGSSSGTNGRVDNHLDEVPSVNGFEFEQPSRQDNPFFRSKRSYSLSELSVLQAKSENPTSSFFSGLKSPTPEQFQSREDFRTAWLNHRKLARSCHNLDLLGQNLGWGQTQPVETNIVCKLDCSGGAVQLPDTNINIQVPQGHVAIGDTQQISMKALLDPPLELNSDKCTTISPVLEIKLSNMEVRTPIVLEMKISAEVKNDLVSKSLVGVQSLRSDIKDGPYSPVPLNCCYGDTIRVQLANLEPCMYIAVVAQGQNILYPYTVWDYISKKITVGVYGPKHIHPSFKTVVAIFGHDCAPKTLLVTEVTRQVHSTGPVALQLWGKHQFTLARPQDLKICMFSNMTNYEVRASEQAKMVRGFQMKLGKVSRLIFPIMSHDPNELSDFTLRIQVKDDKHTLLTQFCVQTPQPPPKNTARSTGPRRFLKKNEVGKIILSPLATTSKYPVFHDRPVTSLKYGKLLKTVVRQNKNHYLLEYKKGDAIGLLSEEKIKLKGQLWTKEWYIGYYQGKIGLVHTKNVLVVGKTKPNNFCGPELTTSMLLDQILRPCKFLTYIYASVRTLLMENISSWRTFADALGYGNLPLTFFCRAELDSEPECVASVLEKLKEDCNNSDNKDRKSFQKELMSALLKMDCQGLVVRLIQDFVLLTTAVEVAQRWRELAEKLAKVSKQQMDAYEAPHRDKNGAVDSEAMWKPAYDFMLTWSNQMGDSYRDVTQELHTGLDKMKSPITKRWKHLTGTLILVNTLDILRATAFSSQEGEDCAI